The Virgibacillus sp. MSP4-1 genome has a segment encoding these proteins:
- the galE gene encoding UDP-glucose 4-epimerase GalE — MSVLVTGGAGYVGSHTAIELLDKGYEVIIIDNLQKGHQKAVLNKAKFYSGDLRDEDFLHKVFEENEIEAVVHFAANSLVGESVEQPLSYYDNNVYGALKLLQTMKTFSVDTIVFSSTAAVYGEPKHIPILESDPTEPTNPYGETKLAIEKMMKWSAQAHGLKYTALRYFNVAGAHTNGLLGEDHSPETHLIPIILQVALGNRDSISIFGDDYDTPDGTCVRDYIHVTDLADAHILALENLKAGGESGAFNLGSGQGFSVKEVIETAREVTGKEIPAEVAPRRAGDPAKLVASSDKAKKILGWNPKRESLNEMVGSAWNWFRNHPGGYED; from the coding sequence ATGTCCGTGTTGGTAACTGGTGGCGCTGGATATGTAGGCAGTCACACCGCGATTGAACTTTTAGATAAGGGTTATGAAGTGATTATCATTGACAACCTTCAGAAGGGTCATCAAAAGGCCGTGCTGAACAAAGCAAAATTTTACAGTGGAGATCTTCGTGATGAGGATTTTTTACATAAGGTTTTTGAGGAGAATGAAATTGAAGCAGTCGTTCACTTTGCAGCCAACTCTCTTGTAGGAGAAAGTGTCGAACAGCCTCTTAGCTATTACGATAATAACGTTTATGGAGCTTTAAAGCTGCTGCAGACGATGAAAACGTTTAGCGTGGATACGATTGTCTTTTCATCCACAGCAGCCGTTTATGGCGAACCGAAACATATTCCGATTCTCGAGTCGGACCCGACGGAACCAACCAATCCTTATGGGGAGACGAAACTTGCTATCGAAAAAATGATGAAATGGTCCGCTCAGGCTCATGGGCTGAAGTACACAGCGCTTCGTTACTTCAATGTGGCGGGCGCCCATACCAATGGACTGCTGGGAGAGGATCACTCTCCGGAAACCCACCTTATTCCGATTATTTTGCAGGTTGCTTTGGGGAATCGGGACAGCATTTCCATTTTCGGGGATGACTATGATACACCTGATGGTACCTGTGTGCGGGATTATATTCATGTGACCGATTTAGCCGATGCCCATATCCTTGCTCTTGAGAACCTGAAAGCTGGTGGTGAAAGTGGTGCCTTCAATCTGGGAAGCGGCCAGGGCTTTAGTGTAAAAGAGGTTATTGAAACGGCCCGCGAGGTAACAGGGAAGGAGATTCCTGCTGAGGTAGCCCCGCGTCGTGCAGGTGATCCGGCTAAACTGGTGGCTTCATCAGACAAAGCGAAGAAAATCCTCGGGTGGAATCCAAAGCGTGAGAGTCTAAATGAGATGGTTGGCTCTGCCTGGAACTGGTTCAGGAATCATCCCGGTGGCTATGAGGATTAA
- the galT gene encoding UDP-glucose--hexose-1-phosphate uridylyltransferase — translation MNIYKELERLIQYGLEKGLIEKWDVEFVRNQLLDALDLQNWVRIEVEKEQLQNPVPVLESILDWAAEHGRLSPDTVSERDLLDTRLMGIFVPHPSTVIHTFEKIRSQYGVERATDYFYQLSRDVNYIRTNRVKRNEHWFSRTPYGELEITINLSKPEKDPRDVVRAKEDNANYPACVLCKDNVGYSGRSQHPARQNHRIIPVSLDGEQWYLQYSPYVYYHQHAIVFSEEHRPMKISAATFRRLLAFVEQFPHFFLGSNADLPIVGGSILNHDHYQGGQHEFPMAEAGYEETFRMGNFPEVKAGILHWPMSVIRLQAVSQADLTAAADHILQNWMDYEDPEAGIRKETNGERHNTITPIARRRDDFFELDLVLRNNRTSEAHPLGIFHPHEQVHHMKRENIGLIEVMGLAVLPGRLKDELEKLADYLSGPDALSQIRKDPDTQKHSAWARHLMETYDRSGLENINSMLKQETGKVFQTVLEHAGVFKKNTEGRRAFQRFLQTL, via the coding sequence ATCAATATTTATAAAGAGCTGGAGCGTTTAATCCAATACGGACTTGAAAAAGGACTAATTGAAAAATGGGATGTGGAATTTGTCCGCAATCAGCTGCTGGACGCTTTAGACCTGCAGAACTGGGTAAGGATTGAAGTGGAGAAAGAGCAGCTTCAAAATCCTGTCCCTGTTTTGGAATCGATTCTGGACTGGGCGGCGGAGCATGGACGATTGTCGCCGGATACGGTTAGTGAACGTGACCTCCTGGATACCAGATTAATGGGGATTTTCGTTCCTCACCCGTCAACGGTCATTCATACATTTGAGAAAATCCGTTCCCAGTATGGTGTCGAACGGGCGACCGATTATTTTTATCAGCTGAGCCGGGATGTCAATTATATCCGGACCAATCGTGTGAAGCGGAACGAGCATTGGTTCAGCAGGACGCCTTATGGGGAACTGGAAATCACCATCAATCTGTCCAAGCCGGAAAAGGATCCCCGGGATGTAGTCAGGGCAAAGGAGGATAATGCCAACTATCCCGCCTGTGTGCTGTGTAAGGACAATGTGGGCTATTCCGGGCGCAGTCAGCACCCCGCCCGGCAGAATCACAGGATTATTCCTGTATCGCTCGATGGGGAGCAATGGTATCTTCAGTATTCTCCCTATGTCTATTATCACCAGCACGCCATCGTATTTTCGGAAGAGCACCGTCCGATGAAAATATCGGCAGCGACATTCCGGAGATTGCTCGCTTTTGTGGAGCAGTTTCCTCATTTTTTCCTCGGGTCCAATGCGGATTTACCAATAGTAGGGGGTTCCATTTTAAATCATGACCATTATCAGGGAGGGCAGCATGAATTTCCTATGGCTGAAGCCGGTTATGAAGAAACTTTTCGGATGGGAAACTTTCCTGAAGTGAAGGCGGGAATTCTTCATTGGCCGATGTCTGTCATTCGGCTCCAGGCAGTCTCCCAGGCTGACCTTACAGCTGCAGCGGATCATATTTTGCAGAACTGGATGGATTATGAGGATCCTGAGGCAGGAATTAGGAAGGAAACGAATGGAGAGCGTCACAACACAATTACGCCTATCGCACGGCGCAGAGATGATTTTTTTGAACTTGATCTCGTGCTGCGCAACAACCGCACAAGCGAGGCGCATCCGCTCGGAATTTTTCATCCCCATGAGCAGGTCCATCACATGAAAAGAGAGAATATTGGTTTAATAGAGGTCATGGGTCTGGCTGTTTTGCCCGGCCGTCTGAAGGATGAACTGGAAAAACTGGCTGATTATCTCTCCGGACCAGATGCCCTATCCCAAATCAGGAAGGATCCTGATACACAAAAACATAGCGCTTGGGCACGACATCTTATGGAAACTTATGATAGGTCCGGCCTGGAAAATATCAACTCGATGCTAAAGCAGGAGACAGGTAAGGTGTTTCAGACCGTCCTCGAGCATGCCGGAGTGTTTAAAAAGAATACAGAAGGAAGACGTGCGTTTCAGCGATTTTTGCAAACGCTTTAG
- a CDS encoding ABC transporter substrate-binding protein, with protein sequence MKGEDKLKKIWVLAVLMMTALIFAACSSDDAASSDEGSDSGEGGEEGTTVEIFSWWTGAGEEDGLLALIDLFKEKHPDIEVENAAVAGGAGTNAKAVLASRMQGDDPPSTFQVHGGEELNASWVAAGKMQPLNDFYEENDLMDKFPEDLIDLVSDDGNIYSVPVNIHRSNVIFYNKAVFEENGIEVPKTFDEFFAVADELEAAGVTPLALGDKNSWPATQILENILLAKLGPDDYKGLFSGDVAFDDPRVVESVETFGQMLDYMNDDHASRVWQDAAQLVAEGEAAMTVMGDWAKGYFSNDLNLTVNEDFGYVTTPETEGLFMVITDTFGLPKGIENEEATKEFLKVLASVEGQDTFNPLKGSIPARVDADESKYDEYGKDAMDDFKNADALAPSIAHGSAAPEGFLTKMNQAVNIFVTQRDVDQLVNALVNASSEF encoded by the coding sequence ATGAAGGGGGAAGACAAATTGAAAAAGATTTGGGTCTTAGCAGTACTGATGATGACTGCCCTGATCTTTGCTGCCTGCAGTTCCGATGATGCGGCAAGCTCTGATGAAGGATCAGACAGCGGTGAGGGCGGCGAAGAAGGTACGACCGTTGAAATTTTCAGCTGGTGGACAGGTGCAGGTGAAGAGGATGGTTTATTGGCATTAATTGATTTATTCAAGGAAAAGCATCCTGATATTGAGGTGGAAAATGCAGCGGTTGCCGGGGGTGCGGGAACGAATGCAAAAGCAGTTCTTGCCAGCCGTATGCAAGGGGACGACCCGCCATCCACTTTCCAGGTGCACGGGGGTGAAGAGCTGAACGCCAGCTGGGTGGCAGCAGGTAAAATGCAACCATTAAATGATTTTTATGAGGAAAATGATTTAATGGATAAATTTCCTGAAGATCTAATTGACCTCGTGAGTGATGATGGAAATATTTATTCCGTACCCGTAAATATTCATCGCAGTAATGTCATTTTCTACAATAAGGCTGTATTTGAGGAGAACGGTATTGAAGTACCTAAAACATTTGATGAATTTTTCGCAGTAGCAGATGAACTGGAAGCAGCAGGCGTTACTCCATTGGCTTTAGGGGATAAGAACTCCTGGCCGGCTACACAAATTCTCGAAAATATTTTACTGGCTAAACTAGGTCCGGATGACTATAAAGGACTATTCTCAGGGGATGTCGCTTTTGATGACCCAAGAGTTGTAGAATCTGTTGAAACATTCGGTCAAATGCTCGATTACATGAATGATGACCATGCGTCTCGTGTGTGGCAGGATGCTGCACAGCTCGTAGCAGAAGGAGAAGCTGCGATGACGGTAATGGGAGACTGGGCAAAAGGATACTTTAGTAATGATCTAAACTTAACGGTTAACGAAGACTTTGGCTATGTGACAACTCCGGAGACTGAAGGATTGTTTATGGTTATTACCGACACATTCGGCTTACCTAAAGGAATTGAAAATGAAGAGGCTACCAAGGAATTTTTGAAGGTCTTGGCTTCTGTTGAAGGACAGGACACCTTTAATCCGTTAAAAGGCTCCATTCCGGCCCGGGTGGATGCAGATGAATCCAAGTATGACGAATATGGGAAAGATGCCATGGATGACTTCAAGAATGCAGACGCCCTTGCGCCAAGTATCGCGCACGGATCTGCTGCACCTGAAGGGTTCCTGACGAAGATGAACCAGGCTGTAAATATCTTTGTTACACAGCGTGACGTTGATCAGTTAGTCAATGCATTAGTCAATGCTTCTTCTGAGTTTTAA
- a CDS encoding Gfo/Idh/MocA family protein — protein MNTIKVGIIGCGSITRFRHAPEYAENPYVDEIVFYDRNIERSKGLAEEFGGRFVVSVEELWNDPEITAISDCSSNENHHLNTSEALRNGKHVLCEKPLAVSVDKAEQILEAQQKSGKKLMVDHNQRFTKAHQKAKELIASKELGEVLTFKTSFGHQGPEHWGVNKSNSTWFFKKERSHSGVAGDLGVHKIDLIHYLLDDEITDVHSFTGALDKVDENGKPIEVCDNVVCALKTQKGRLGTASFSWTYYGSEDNTTTIYCEKGILKIYHDPENQLIVETKNGEVIPYQLEPIQTNDNQTKTGVIDAFIDAIIQDKEPVVTGKDAVSSLMVLEKILQ, from the coding sequence ATGAATACGATTAAAGTAGGAATTATTGGTTGCGGATCGATCACACGCTTTAGGCATGCGCCTGAATATGCTGAAAATCCTTATGTGGATGAAATCGTTTTTTATGACCGGAATATTGAACGTTCAAAGGGATTAGCTGAAGAATTCGGTGGACGTTTTGTCGTATCAGTTGAAGAACTATGGAATGATCCTGAAATCACAGCTATTAGTGACTGCTCTTCAAATGAGAACCACCATCTCAATACGTCAGAAGCACTTAGAAACGGAAAGCATGTGTTATGTGAAAAACCATTGGCGGTCAGTGTAGACAAAGCTGAGCAGATCCTGGAAGCTCAGCAGAAATCAGGAAAGAAGCTGATGGTCGATCATAATCAGCGTTTTACAAAAGCACATCAAAAAGCAAAAGAATTGATTGCATCTAAAGAACTTGGGGAAGTATTGACATTTAAAACTTCATTTGGGCATCAGGGACCCGAGCATTGGGGAGTAAATAAATCCAATTCTACATGGTTTTTTAAAAAAGAACGTTCCCATTCCGGAGTAGCCGGCGATTTGGGTGTACATAAAATTGATCTTATTCATTATTTGCTGGATGATGAAATTACAGATGTGCATTCTTTTACAGGGGCTCTCGACAAGGTGGATGAAAACGGAAAGCCCATCGAAGTGTGTGATAACGTAGTCTGTGCGTTAAAGACACAAAAAGGCCGTTTAGGTACCGCCTCCTTTTCCTGGACTTACTATGGTTCTGAGGATAATACCACTACCATTTATTGTGAAAAAGGAATTTTAAAAATCTATCATGATCCTGAGAATCAATTAATTGTGGAGACTAAAAATGGAGAAGTTATTCCGTATCAACTGGAACCTATTCAGACCAATGATAACCAGACAAAAACCGGAGTGATCGATGCGTTTATCGATGCAATTATCCAGGATAAAGAGCCCGTAGTAACAGGGAAAGATGCCGTCAGTTCACTAATGGTACTTGAAAAAATACTCCAATAA
- a CDS encoding histidine kinase, which yields MKSIRSKLMAYFFVFVLLFNVVSVLIYFSSDRLLNEYHTSIERFLILNRVSQKSIDLYDKVNQFVLTGEEQDFEAFYKTKSEIVQEKERLNEQLTGVEDVQLNKHIHMIETLVQETEMTAGFMLRNDIEKYTHHLQEARETSNYIQETTLQLIDLELTEYQDLYQELAQRNEAFKSFTIFLFLTTVLLAIGAALWFSRGINRPIRSLWHGAREVSKGKLNGPEIEIKSNDELKLLGDTFNQMRTNIQRLFQEIKEKSELDQLLKELELKHLQNQINPHFLFNTLNTVARMSYLENATSTTRLIESISTILRHSLGDLDKSVALRDEVQVVEEYFYIQQTRFADRMTFLQKVDESCLDIPVPRLTLQPLIENAFIHGIEKKEEGGRISLTIYQEQDHIMVEISDNGAGMSSDQIEPFMNLSKEEPVDEHTGHSTGLGLKNVLRRLQLFYQREDIVEMDSEVGAGTVIRLKLPNTISREKGGASA from the coding sequence ATGAAATCAATTCGCAGTAAACTTATGGCTTACTTTTTTGTGTTTGTGCTCCTCTTTAATGTTGTATCGGTTCTGATTTATTTCAGCAGTGACCGGCTCCTGAATGAATATCATACGAGTATTGAACGATTTTTAATTTTAAATCGTGTATCCCAGAAATCCATTGACTTATATGATAAGGTCAATCAGTTTGTCTTAACTGGTGAAGAGCAGGATTTTGAAGCCTTCTATAAGACAAAGTCAGAAATCGTTCAGGAAAAGGAGCGGCTTAATGAACAGCTGACAGGGGTGGAGGATGTACAGTTGAACAAGCATATCCATATGATTGAAACACTCGTACAGGAAACCGAAATGACGGCAGGTTTTATGCTGAGAAACGATATTGAAAAGTACACCCACCATCTGCAGGAAGCCCGGGAGACGTCCAATTATATTCAGGAAACCACCCTTCAATTAATCGATCTTGAACTGACCGAATATCAGGATCTCTATCAGGAACTGGCCCAGAGGAATGAAGCGTTTAAATCGTTTACCATCTTTCTGTTCTTAACGACAGTATTGCTGGCCATTGGTGCCGCTCTCTGGTTTTCCAGAGGGATTAATCGCCCTATCCGCTCTTTATGGCATGGAGCAAGAGAGGTTTCTAAGGGAAAGCTGAATGGTCCTGAAATTGAGATTAAGTCCAATGATGAGCTGAAGTTACTGGGAGATACCTTTAATCAGATGCGCACGAATATCCAGCGACTGTTTCAGGAAATCAAGGAGAAGTCCGAGCTTGACCAGCTGTTAAAAGAACTCGAGTTAAAGCATCTTCAGAATCAAATCAATCCTCATTTTTTATTTAATACCCTGAACACGGTTGCCCGGATGTCCTACCTGGAAAATGCAACATCCACAACAAGATTAATTGAGTCAATCTCCACCATTCTCCGTCACAGTTTAGGCGATCTCGATAAATCCGTTGCTTTGCGGGATGAGGTACAGGTGGTAGAAGAATATTTTTATATCCAGCAGACACGATTTGCCGATCGAATGACGTTTTTGCAGAAGGTGGATGAATCCTGTCTTGACATCCCTGTTCCACGTCTCACATTGCAGCCCTTAATTGAAAATGCGTTTATTCACGGCATTGAGAAGAAGGAAGAGGGAGGAAGGATTTCCTTAACCATTTATCAAGAACAGGATCATATCATGGTAGAAATATCCGACAATGGTGCAGGGATGTCCTCTGACCAGATCGAACCGTTTATGAATCTGTCAAAGGAGGAACCAGTGGATGAACATACGGGGCATTCCACAGGTCTCGGACTGAAAAATGTCCTGCGGCGTTTGCAATTATTTTACCAGCGGGAGGATATAGTAGAAATGGATTCGGAAGTGGGAGCTGGAACGGTCATTCGCTTAAAACTTCCCAATACGATAAGCAGGGAAAAGGGGGGAGCAAGTGCATGA
- a CDS encoding response regulator, protein MKTIIVEDEYLERKAMRKFLEESFPGLTVEEAPNGRKAIEMARQRSPDFMIVDIRMPGIDGLETIKTIQQQAPRMKFIIASAYDSFDYAKTAMKLGVKEYILKPSKKEETIKAISRIRKEIEQEKQWAQKEDESERIAKEHFLLKITRYEYDESLKRLKKEYFPDVKSGCFFILEPIRDDLMEKVDDYIGKLEGQFCITHRQNDQLVILLLAETQLQKSDILLLARLLYLKLDSSVSIGAGFPYAQLKDFSQSYYESVKAGKQWLSSQKSGYGLPKGKQAEDTDAMVEQFLSAIQMGHELQATMAIEELLSAQSPQDLQELYFKVKHRLEAAGIVIKEIRLQDYKNEKEWKKFIGYCCLEIQRLHQSYRYIERAKDYISEQYQRPVTLEEVAQYVDLSANYFSHMFREETGQTFIDYVTDVRLKQAKQLLKENTLSLKEISFKVGYKDPNYFSRVFKKREQLSPKQFQKQILKI, encoded by the coding sequence ATGAAAACGATCATTGTCGAGGATGAATACTTAGAGCGCAAGGCGATGCGAAAATTTTTAGAGGAAAGCTTCCCTGGATTAACGGTTGAGGAAGCTCCAAATGGGCGAAAAGCTATAGAAATGGCCCGGCAACGGTCCCCTGATTTTATGATTGTGGATATTCGCATGCCTGGAATCGATGGGCTGGAGACGATAAAAACCATACAGCAGCAGGCTCCCCGGATGAAGTTTATCATTGCTTCCGCCTACGATTCTTTTGATTATGCCAAAACAGCCATGAAGCTTGGCGTTAAGGAATATATTTTAAAACCAAGTAAAAAGGAAGAAACGATTAAGGCCATATCCCGAATCCGGAAAGAAATCGAACAGGAGAAACAATGGGCACAGAAGGAAGATGAATCAGAACGAATTGCCAAGGAGCATTTTCTGTTAAAAATCACCCGCTATGAGTATGATGAATCCTTAAAGAGGCTTAAGAAGGAGTATTTCCCGGATGTGAAGAGTGGCTGCTTTTTCATCCTGGAGCCGATTCGTGATGACTTGATGGAGAAAGTGGACGATTATATCGGGAAGCTGGAAGGACAATTCTGTATCACGCACAGGCAGAATGATCAGCTTGTCATCCTTCTTCTTGCGGAAACGCAGCTGCAGAAAAGTGACATATTGCTGTTGGCCCGCCTGCTCTATCTGAAATTGGATTCCAGCGTATCCATCGGAGCAGGTTTTCCGTATGCTCAGCTGAAAGACTTCTCCCAATCCTATTATGAATCGGTGAAGGCAGGTAAGCAATGGCTCAGTTCTCAGAAATCCGGCTATGGTCTGCCTAAAGGGAAACAGGCCGAGGATACTGATGCAATGGTTGAGCAGTTTCTGTCAGCCATTCAGATGGGCCATGAGCTGCAGGCAACCATGGCGATAGAAGAGCTTTTATCCGCGCAATCCCCACAGGATTTACAGGAGCTTTATTTTAAAGTTAAGCACAGACTGGAAGCAGCAGGAATTGTTATAAAAGAGATTCGTTTACAAGACTATAAGAATGAGAAGGAATGGAAGAAATTTATTGGGTACTGCTGCCTTGAAATTCAGCGACTGCATCAATCCTACCGGTATATTGAACGGGCAAAGGACTATATCAGCGAGCAATATCAGCGTCCTGTAACCTTGGAAGAGGTTGCCCAGTATGTGGATTTAAGTGCCAATTATTTTTCCCATATGTTCAGAGAAGAGACAGGGCAGACCTTTATCGATTATGTGACAGATGTTCGTTTAAAGCAGGCTAAGCAGCTATTGAAGGAAAACACATTAAGCCTGAAGGAAATCAGCTTCAAAGTAGGCTACAAGGACCCCAATTATTTCAGCCGTGTGTTTAAAAAGCGTGAACAGCTTTCCCCGAAACAATTCCAGAAGCAAATCTTAAAAATATGA
- a CDS encoding carbohydrate ABC transporter permease, with amino-acid sequence MTTPSHYFARLLKYFILIVLALFFLMPVYVILVTSLKPLDEISLSQMWALPTSIDFSSYVQAFEELGPNFLNSFYLAIPATLLSALLGAMNGYVLSKWKFKGSETLFTVILFGMFIPYQSILIPLIQFLDTIGLYNSILGLIFVHVVYGLPITTLMFRNFYANIPDEMLESARIDGAGFLGIFRHIILPLSITGFVVVAIWQFTNIWNEFLFAVTITQSDQQPVMVALQNLSGSQIVQWNVQMAGAFIAALPTLLVYMILGKYFVRGLLAGSVKG; translated from the coding sequence ATGACGACACCATCCCATTACTTTGCCAGACTCTTAAAATATTTCATTCTCATCGTTCTGGCCTTATTCTTTTTAATGCCTGTTTACGTCATTCTTGTGACGAGTCTGAAGCCCCTGGATGAAATTTCATTATCACAAATGTGGGCGCTTCCAACTTCCATCGACTTCAGCAGTTATGTACAGGCATTTGAAGAGCTGGGACCGAACTTTTTAAACAGCTTTTATCTGGCTATCCCGGCGACATTGTTATCGGCTCTGCTGGGAGCGATGAATGGCTATGTGCTTTCCAAATGGAAGTTTAAAGGATCGGAAACTTTATTTACCGTTATTCTTTTTGGGATGTTTATTCCCTATCAGAGTATTTTAATCCCGTTAATTCAGTTTCTTGATACCATCGGCTTATATAATTCCATTTTAGGACTGATTTTTGTTCATGTCGTTTACGGACTTCCGATAACGACACTTATGTTCCGGAACTTTTATGCGAATATACCGGACGAAATGCTGGAGTCAGCCCGGATCGATGGTGCAGGGTTTCTGGGAATTTTCCGGCATATTATCCTTCCCCTGTCGATTACAGGCTTTGTGGTGGTAGCCATCTGGCAGTTTACAAATATCTGGAATGAATTCCTGTTCGCTGTTACAATTACTCAATCTGATCAGCAGCCGGTAATGGTCGCTTTACAGAACCTGTCCGGGAGTCAGATTGTCCAGTGGAACGTCCAAATGGCCGGAGCATTTATCGCCGCCCTGCCAACCTTACTCGTTTATATGATTCTCGGAAAATACTTCGTCCGCGGATTACTTGCCGGGTCGGTGAAAGGCTAG
- a CDS encoding carbohydrate ABC transporter permease, giving the protein MATKQKTKQKFSKDQWLAIGFLAPSILLILVFVYGFISWTGYVSLSNWNTIVPDFSFAGLKNYLYLFSDFRFQSDLRNMLFFTILFIGAVIILGLGLAILLDKKIKGESFFRNIFLFPMALSFVVTGVVWQWLLNPSTGVNNFLKTFGIEPLWYTDTNILAGFQWGQIEFGVPVAILSIVVASAWQMTGFALAMYLAGLRGIPEELREAARMDGASELQIYRKIILPQLRPITASVVIMMAHISLKIFDLIYAMTGPGANFVTDVPGLYMFETTFRGNYYAHGAAIAIIMLLAVAIFIVPYLWNNRRADS; this is encoded by the coding sequence ATGGCAACAAAACAGAAAACGAAACAGAAATTCAGCAAAGATCAGTGGCTGGCAATAGGATTTCTTGCGCCTTCCATTCTTTTAATTTTAGTATTCGTTTATGGATTTATCAGCTGGACAGGATATGTGTCATTAAGTAACTGGAATACCATCGTTCCGGACTTTTCCTTTGCCGGCCTGAAAAACTACCTGTATTTATTCAGTGACTTCCGCTTCCAGTCCGATTTACGGAATATGCTCTTTTTCACCATATTATTTATCGGTGCGGTTATTATCCTCGGATTAGGATTAGCGATTTTACTGGATAAAAAAATCAAAGGCGAATCGTTTTTCCGGAATATCTTCCTGTTTCCGATGGCTCTGTCGTTCGTCGTTACCGGGGTTGTCTGGCAGTGGCTGTTAAACCCTTCTACAGGGGTGAACAACTTTTTAAAGACCTTTGGCATAGAGCCTTTATGGTATACAGATACAAATATTTTAGCCGGTTTCCAATGGGGACAGATAGAATTCGGTGTTCCTGTCGCGATTCTGTCGATTGTGGTTGCTTCTGCCTGGCAGATGACAGGCTTTGCGCTTGCGATGTACCTGGCGGGGTTGCGCGGGATTCCTGAGGAGCTGAGAGAAGCGGCCCGTATGGATGGGGCCAGTGAGCTTCAGATTTACCGGAAGATTATCCTTCCGCAGTTACGCCCGATTACGGCCAGTGTAGTTATTATGATGGCCCATATTTCACTGAAAATATTCGACTTGATCTATGCGATGACAGGTCCTGGAGCAAATTTTGTCACAGACGTACCTGGCTTGTATATGTTCGAGACCACATTCAGAGGGAACTATTATGCACACGGCGCAGCCATTGCCATTATTATGCTGCTTGCGGTTGCCATTTTCATCGTCCCTTACTTGTGGAACAATAGGAGGGCTGATTCATAA
- a CDS encoding sugar-binding protein: MKDISVYLVYSIGFLLFIICFGYMLYFGKQTFHLDQMEVSNAQDYDYHFVLIPEEKGSEYWQLVREGAMETAEQHHAYLEYVGGAQTSEEEQFRTLDKAIDAKVDGILTQGMEGERFVELVHLAREKGIPVVTVDADNPKSERNAYVGTDNFRAGYLAGEAFVKETTGKQKVAIVIGRSESLNQQKRIEGFQKAIEHEERIQVITIEESNISIVGAAQATYQALKKHSEINGFFGTNVLAGIGISQAITQTNRQQNPYIVTFDTLPKTLDLMRNGMIDATIVQHPYRMGKTGIDLLLEAGNSKYVEPVQYTPSSILYKEDIHKAKYGEEYSYEINSQ; the protein is encoded by the coding sequence ATGAAGGATATTTCCGTTTATTTAGTCTATTCGATAGGTTTTCTGCTATTTATAATTTGTTTTGGCTATATGCTGTATTTTGGCAAGCAGACGTTTCACTTAGATCAGATGGAGGTATCCAATGCCCAGGATTATGACTATCATTTTGTCCTTATTCCTGAAGAAAAAGGAAGTGAGTACTGGCAACTGGTCAGAGAGGGAGCCATGGAGACAGCCGAACAGCATCATGCCTATCTGGAATACGTGGGAGGTGCCCAGACCAGTGAGGAGGAGCAGTTCCGGACACTGGATAAGGCGATTGATGCGAAGGTGGACGGAATCCTGACACAGGGAATGGAAGGAGAACGTTTTGTCGAACTGGTTCATCTGGCCCGGGAAAAAGGAATTCCTGTCGTCACCGTGGATGCGGATAATCCAAAAAGTGAGCGGAATGCCTATGTAGGCACGGATAATTTTCGTGCGGGTTATCTGGCTGGAGAGGCCTTTGTGAAGGAGACAACGGGTAAACAAAAGGTTGCCATCGTTATCGGACGCTCGGAATCCCTTAATCAGCAAAAGCGCATAGAAGGCTTTCAGAAGGCGATTGAACATGAAGAACGGATACAGGTGATAACCATTGAGGAATCCAATATTTCCATTGTTGGAGCTGCCCAGGCCACCTATCAGGCTTTGAAAAAACATTCAGAGATTAATGGTTTCTTTGGAACGAACGTATTGGCCGGGATCGGGATTTCCCAGGCGATTACGCAGACGAACAGACAGCAGAACCCATATATTGTGACGTTCGATACCCTGCCGAAGACGCTGGATTTAATGAGAAATGGAATGATCGATGCGACCATCGTTCAGCATCCGTACAGAATGGGAAAAACCGGAATTGATCTTCTTTTAGAAGCGGGTAACAGCAAGTATGTTGAGCCTGTTCAATATACACCTTCATCCATTTTATACAAAGAGGACATCCATAAAGCCAAGTATGGGGAGGAGTACAGCTATGAAATCAATTCGCAGTAA